A genomic segment from Polyangium mundeleinium encodes:
- a CDS encoding calcium-binding EGF-like domain-containing protein: MRPRPPTGLSPTLFVLLALVALGCGDGGDGIPPRPTDAGTDATETDASEIDAGCPPGSYPDGGACVIDASCKDNPCGEHGTCDDSSGSAVCTCEKGWGGATCTSCDAAGGYHDDGSGGCTTDPCVPDPCMSADRICDGSSGSAQCVCKPGTHDEGGVCVEDKTCLPTTCSGHGSCDDRGGKAVCMCDVGWSGSACDACDDAGGYHSDGNGGCTTDPCLPNPCVAPHASVCTVEGGSTVCGCDPGYHDVNGACVIDEVCTPSTCSGHGACVVEGGHVVCTCDAGFAGDSCDTCDVAGGYHDDGSGGCTTDPCLPNPCDMPNKTVCAGQGASYVCSCDAGYHDDGSGGCTDDPCTPNVCLVMNQACQVVGGMPQCYTPDCDDQNPCTVDTVVGGSCEHTPRPNGTMCQTSLCIVGEACQAGTCAGGSPRVCDDGNACTDDTCDLAVGCVATNDNTNVPDDGIACTIDKCAGGLASHTTSNAACDDGAWCTGAEVCAPLQAGADAEGCVHVNVPQKPVSISPCVSYGACDEATKSFPPVFASPGSTCNDGIPCTSGDVCDAQGACKGTASIGCDGGACATTHPGTGDVNIPVGVVSGTITLGGAAVPATNTESDGAEIYLVAKDTKAAHYIGGYSYQFQSGGVYSLLPNAYGGKVVAGVYDVLYRRGWGSAGNTVTRTQPAATHVNGYRILATGVVIGTGESKLDVNIPVASVSGTITLGGAAVPATNTESDGAEIYLVAKDTKAAHYIGGYSYQFQSGGVYSLLPNAYGGKVLAGTYDVLYRRGWGSAGNTVTRTQLAATHVNGYRILATDVTLSAGSNTLNVDIPVASVSGTITLGGAAVPATNTESDGAEIYLVAKDTKAAHYIGGYSYQFQSGGVYSLLPNAYGGKVPAGTYDVLYRRGWGSAGNTVTRTQLAAPHVNGYRILATDVTLSAGSNTLDVDLPVASVSGTITLGGAAVPATNTESTGAEIYLVAKDTKAAHYIGGYSYQFQSGGVYSLLPNAYGGKVPAGTYDVLYRRGWGSAGNTVTRTQLAATHVNGYRILATDVTLSAGSNTLNVDLPVASVSGTITLGGAAVPATNTESTGAEIYLVAKDTKAAHYIGGYSYQFQSGSVYSLLPNAYGGKVPAGTYDVLYRRGWGSSGNTVTRTLLAGTHVNGYRILATDVTLSAGSNTLDVDLPVASVSGTITLGGAAVPATNTESTGAEIYLVAQDTAAAHYIGGYSYQFQSGGVYSLLPNAYGGKVPSGTYDVLYRRGWGSSGNTVTRTLVTAAHVNGYRLLDRCMTTP; this comes from the coding sequence TGATGGCATTCCGCCGCGCCCGACCGATGCCGGGACCGACGCCACCGAGACCGATGCCTCCGAGATCGACGCGGGGTGTCCGCCGGGATCGTACCCCGACGGCGGCGCGTGCGTGATCGACGCGAGCTGCAAGGACAACCCCTGCGGCGAACACGGGACGTGCGACGATTCGAGTGGATCGGCCGTCTGCACGTGCGAGAAGGGCTGGGGCGGCGCGACGTGCACGTCGTGTGACGCCGCGGGCGGCTACCACGACGACGGCAGCGGAGGTTGCACGACGGACCCGTGCGTGCCGGATCCGTGCATGTCGGCCGATCGCATCTGCGATGGAAGCTCGGGCAGCGCGCAGTGTGTTTGCAAGCCCGGCACGCACGACGAGGGCGGCGTGTGCGTCGAGGACAAGACATGCCTGCCGACGACGTGCAGCGGTCACGGGAGCTGCGACGACAGGGGCGGCAAGGCCGTGTGCATGTGCGACGTCGGATGGAGCGGGAGCGCATGCGACGCGTGTGACGACGCAGGGGGGTATCACAGCGATGGAAACGGCGGCTGCACGACGGACCCGTGTCTGCCGAATCCCTGCGTGGCCCCGCACGCGAGCGTGTGCACGGTCGAAGGGGGATCCACGGTCTGCGGCTGCGATCCCGGGTATCACGACGTGAACGGCGCTTGCGTGATCGATGAGGTTTGCACGCCGTCGACGTGCTCGGGCCATGGAGCGTGCGTGGTCGAAGGCGGCCACGTGGTCTGCACGTGTGACGCCGGCTTCGCCGGGGATTCGTGTGATACGTGCGACGTGGCGGGCGGGTATCACGACGACGGGAGCGGCGGCTGCACGACGGACCCGTGCCTGCCGAACCCCTGCGACATGCCGAACAAGACGGTCTGCGCGGGACAAGGCGCGTCGTACGTGTGCTCGTGTGATGCGGGGTATCACGACGACGGGAGCGGCGGGTGCACCGACGATCCCTGCACGCCGAACGTCTGCCTCGTGATGAACCAGGCCTGCCAGGTCGTGGGCGGGATGCCGCAGTGCTACACGCCCGATTGCGACGATCAGAACCCGTGCACGGTCGATACGGTCGTGGGCGGGAGCTGCGAGCACACGCCGCGCCCCAACGGGACGATGTGCCAGACGTCGCTCTGCATCGTGGGGGAGGCATGCCAGGCGGGCACCTGCGCGGGTGGCAGCCCGCGGGTGTGCGACGACGGCAATGCGTGCACGGACGACACGTGTGATCTCGCGGTGGGGTGTGTCGCGACGAACGACAACACGAACGTGCCGGACGACGGGATCGCGTGCACGATCGACAAGTGCGCGGGCGGCCTCGCGTCGCACACGACGAGCAACGCGGCTTGTGACGACGGGGCGTGGTGCACGGGCGCGGAGGTCTGCGCGCCGCTCCAGGCGGGCGCGGACGCGGAGGGGTGCGTGCACGTGAACGTGCCGCAGAAGCCCGTGAGCATCAGCCCGTGCGTGAGTTATGGCGCGTGCGACGAGGCGACGAAGTCGTTCCCGCCCGTGTTCGCGTCGCCGGGGAGCACCTGCAACGACGGCATCCCGTGCACGAGCGGCGACGTCTGCGACGCGCAGGGCGCTTGCAAGGGGACGGCCTCGATCGGTTGTGATGGCGGGGCTTGCGCGACCACGCACCCCGGCACGGGCGACGTGAACATCCCGGTCGGCGTGGTGAGCGGGACGATCACGCTCGGAGGCGCGGCGGTGCCCGCGACGAATACCGAGTCGGACGGCGCGGAGATCTACCTCGTGGCGAAGGACACGAAGGCAGCGCATTACATCGGCGGTTATAGCTACCAGTTCCAGTCGGGGGGCGTGTATTCGCTGCTCCCGAACGCCTACGGCGGCAAGGTGGTCGCGGGCGTGTACGACGTGCTCTACCGGCGGGGCTGGGGGTCTGCCGGGAATACGGTGACGCGTACGCAGCCGGCAGCAACGCACGTGAATGGCTATCGGATCCTCGCGACGGGCGTGGTCATCGGCACGGGGGAGAGCAAGCTGGACGTGAACATTCCGGTGGCGAGCGTGAGCGGTACGATCACGCTCGGAGGCGCGGCGGTGCCCGCGACGAATACCGAGTCGGACGGCGCGGAGATCTACCTCGTGGCGAAGGACACGAAGGCAGCGCATTACATCGGCGGTTATAGCTACCAGTTCCAGTCGGGGGGCGTGTATTCGCTGCTCCCGAACGCCTACGGCGGCAAGGTGCTCGCGGGCACGTATGACGTGCTGTATCGGCGGGGCTGGGGGTCTGCCGGGAACACGGTGACGCGTACGCAGCTCGCGGCGACGCACGTGAATGGCTACCGGATTCTGGCGACGGACGTGACGCTCTCGGCAGGGTCGAACACGCTGAACGTGGACATCCCGGTGGCGAGCGTGAGCGGTACGATCACGCTCGGGGGCGCGGCGGTTCCGGCGACGAACACGGAGTCGGACGGCGCGGAGATTTACCTCGTGGCGAAGGACACGAAGGCCGCGCATTACATCGGCGGTTATAGCTACCAGTTCCAGTCGGGGGGCGTGTATTCGCTGCTCCCGAATGCCTACGGCGGCAAGGTGCCTGCGGGTACGTATGACGTGCTCTATCGGCGGGGCTGGGGGTCTGCCGGGAACACGGTGACGCGTACGCAGCTCGCGGCGCCGCATGTGAATGGGTATCGGATTCTGGCGACGGATGTGACGCTTTCGGCAGGGTCGAACACGCTGGACGTGGACCTCCCGGTGGCGAGCGTGAGCGGTACGATCACGCTCGGGGGCGCGGCGGTGCCGGCGACGAACACGGAGTCGACCGGCGCGGAGATCTACCTCGTGGCGAAGGACACGAAGGCTGCGCATTACATCGGCGGTTATAGCTACCAGTTCCAGTCGGGGGGCGTGTATTCGCTGCTCCCGAACGCCTACGGCGGCAAGGTGCCTGCGGGTACGTACGACGTGCTGTATCGGCGGGGCTGGGGGTCTGCCGGGAACACGGTGACGCGTACGCAGCTCGCGGCGACGCACGTGAATGGGTATCGGATCCTGGCGACGGACGTGACGCTTTCGGCAGGGTCGAACACGCTGAACGTGGACCTCCCGGTGGCGAGCGTGAGCGGTACGATCACGCTCGGGGGGGCGGCGGTGCCGGCGACGAACACGGAGTCGACCGGCGCGGAGATCTACCTCGTGGCGAAGGACACGAAGGCCGCGCATTACATCGGCGGTTATAGCTACCAGTTCCAGTCGGGGAGCGTGTATTCGCTGCTCCCGAACGCCTACGGCGGCAAGGTGCCTGCGGGTACGTACGACGTGTTGTATCGGCGGGGCTGGGGGTCGAGCGGGAACACGGTGACGCGTACGCTTCTGGCGGGGACGCACGTCAATGGCTATCGGATTCTGGCGACGGACGTGACGCTCTCGGCAGGGTCGAACACGCTGGACGTAGACCTCCCGGTGGCGAGCGTGAGCGGTACGATCACGCTCGGGGGCGCGGCGGTGCCGGCGACGAACACGGAGTCGACCGGCGCGGAGATCTACCTCGTGGCGCAGGACACGGCGGCCGCGCATTACATCGGGGGCTACAGCTACCAGTTCCAGTCGGGGGGCGTGTATTCGCTGCTCCCGAACGCCTATGGCGGCAAGGTGCCTTCGGGGACGTATGACGTGCTCTACCGGCGGGGCTGGGGGTCGAGCGGGAACACGGTGACGCGTACGCTCGTGACGGCCGCGCACGTCAATGGGTACCGGCTTCTGGATCGATGCATGACGACGCCTTGA
- a CDS encoding radical SAM protein codes for MSPRAGTTDTSLLLAEGCNLACPVCDCRGKPPDEGTQQRELRRGGGVLELRGEASRLKDLRALVQNARDAGWGAVYARTNGVAYAAEGRAEELRAAGLSGVVFFLASDRAAVHDAIARVRGAFTAGLAGLRAIAATGLDLVLEIPVLDPAIQDLRGMIALLAGVAPSARRVRLYTPSALRPVDGRAPRELAPPRWDRARDGLLAAIGFAREKGLEITLTERDGIPLCAVATQTPDGGIDVPERLLADRGGRPIPRHATSSLAPACDACGASRACPGTTTLYLSTHGAAGLSPLPRAPQQRPRERWDETRKSAARAAFFTVLRPTVHCNQDCWFCSANETSHNVEEDPGRMMRRIARLGRTGVEQISFSGGEPTLSRHLVDYVSVAKRTGVRSIELVTNAVLLDKPEKVDALVAAGLTNVFVSLHAHDEALARLQTRKMGDHARTVRALHLFARHDALRLDVNHVVSAQNHRHLVRFVEWMHAEFGARIGISFAYVTPQYKALERLADHVPRFSDVMPYLKRAIARANELGVEVVVGSRQGVPPCQLEEMMPWSDVLVSLSGALTEDLPQKQKGPACAACRFDLVCTGVWKPYAAVFGTGELRAIPGEKITPERCLAEPRIARFRPGIDRLDELRFGDGRIPRSDEIPLPEAPRERIHLPVAQASPAPRALRVAIVGTGRRGLAFAAALEQAGGFVLAGITSPHAPDKDLPEIAADVPRARTLAELCERATIDAVIVATSTRQHADITRDALARGLPCLVEKPLGATLAEAEALAAEAGERITVAQQLRTAGGLEEILTVLGDQKGPDRPLEIEVVHRATATSPASLHAWSRTALYELLIHLGDVAHAVAGEDLRIRKATAKGGGRPERVTLRARGAGPSQPDVTIELLLAEAADALEVRARLADGRRLSWIRSEGRDLVEVSDAGGKRTRTPPRGGDLARLLVAFRESVARGDRPKVSAEDGVRAMRLAAEAITALEAAGAPFDRAAEPKRVASVPLRDRVG; via the coding sequence ATGAGCCCCCGCGCCGGCACGACCGACACGAGCCTCCTGCTCGCCGAGGGCTGCAACCTCGCCTGCCCCGTCTGTGATTGCCGCGGCAAGCCGCCGGACGAAGGAACCCAGCAGCGCGAGCTCCGTCGCGGCGGCGGCGTGCTCGAGCTGCGCGGAGAAGCTTCACGTCTGAAGGATCTGCGCGCGCTCGTGCAGAACGCGCGCGACGCGGGCTGGGGCGCAGTGTACGCGCGGACGAACGGCGTGGCCTACGCCGCCGAGGGGCGCGCCGAGGAGCTCCGCGCCGCGGGCCTCTCGGGGGTCGTATTTTTCCTCGCGAGCGATCGAGCGGCCGTGCACGACGCGATCGCCCGCGTGCGAGGCGCGTTCACCGCGGGCCTCGCGGGCCTCCGCGCGATCGCGGCGACGGGGCTCGACCTCGTCCTCGAGATCCCGGTGCTCGATCCTGCGATCCAGGACCTCCGCGGGATGATCGCGCTCCTCGCGGGCGTGGCGCCGAGCGCACGTCGCGTCCGCCTGTACACGCCCTCCGCGCTAAGGCCCGTGGATGGACGCGCGCCACGCGAGCTCGCGCCGCCCCGCTGGGATCGGGCGCGGGACGGGCTCCTCGCGGCGATCGGGTTTGCCCGGGAAAAGGGGCTCGAAATCACGCTGACCGAGCGCGACGGGATCCCCCTCTGCGCCGTCGCGACCCAAACCCCGGACGGCGGCATCGACGTCCCCGAGCGTTTGCTCGCCGATCGTGGCGGCCGTCCCATTCCGCGCCATGCCACCTCCTCGCTCGCGCCGGCCTGCGACGCCTGCGGCGCCTCGCGCGCCTGCCCCGGCACGACCACGCTTTACCTCTCCACGCACGGCGCCGCGGGGTTGTCCCCCTTGCCCCGCGCCCCGCAGCAGCGCCCGCGCGAGCGCTGGGACGAGACCCGCAAGAGCGCGGCGCGCGCGGCGTTTTTCACCGTCCTCCGCCCGACGGTCCATTGCAACCAGGACTGCTGGTTCTGCAGCGCGAACGAGACCTCCCACAACGTGGAGGAGGATCCGGGCCGGATGATGCGGCGGATCGCGCGCCTCGGCCGCACGGGGGTCGAGCAAATCTCGTTCAGCGGCGGCGAACCCACGCTCTCGCGCCACCTCGTCGATTACGTGTCCGTGGCCAAGCGGACCGGCGTCCGCAGCATCGAGCTCGTCACGAACGCGGTGCTCCTCGACAAACCGGAGAAGGTCGACGCCCTCGTCGCGGCGGGCCTCACGAACGTCTTCGTCTCGCTGCACGCGCACGACGAGGCGCTCGCGCGGCTGCAAACCCGCAAGATGGGCGACCACGCGCGGACGGTGCGGGCGCTCCACCTCTTCGCGCGCCACGACGCCCTCCGGCTCGACGTGAACCACGTCGTGTCCGCGCAGAACCATCGGCACCTCGTGCGGTTCGTCGAGTGGATGCACGCCGAGTTCGGCGCGCGCATCGGCATCTCGTTCGCGTACGTCACGCCGCAATACAAGGCCCTCGAACGCCTCGCCGACCACGTGCCCCGCTTCTCGGACGTGATGCCCTACCTGAAGCGCGCGATCGCGCGGGCGAACGAGCTCGGCGTCGAAGTCGTGGTCGGCTCGCGCCAGGGCGTCCCGCCCTGCCAGCTCGAAGAGATGATGCCGTGGAGCGACGTGCTCGTCTCGCTCAGCGGCGCGCTGACGGAGGACCTGCCGCAAAAGCAGAAAGGCCCGGCCTGTGCCGCGTGCCGCTTCGACCTCGTCTGCACGGGCGTATGGAAGCCGTATGCGGCGGTCTTCGGCACCGGCGAGCTCCGGGCCATCCCGGGCGAGAAAATCACGCCCGAGCGTTGCCTCGCCGAGCCCCGCATTGCGCGCTTCCGGCCCGGGATCGACCGCCTCGACGAGCTCCGCTTCGGCGACGGCCGCATCCCGCGGAGCGACGAAATCCCGCTCCCGGAAGCGCCGCGCGAGCGTATCCACCTGCCCGTGGCCCAAGCCTCCCCCGCGCCGCGCGCCCTCCGTGTCGCGATCGTCGGCACGGGCCGGCGGGGCCTCGCCTTCGCGGCTGCGCTGGAGCAAGCGGGCGGGTTCGTCCTCGCCGGCATCACGTCCCCGCATGCGCCGGACAAGGATCTGCCGGAGATCGCGGCCGACGTGCCCCGCGCGCGGACGCTCGCGGAGCTCTGCGAGCGTGCCACGATCGACGCGGTGATCGTCGCCACGAGCACGCGGCAGCACGCGGACATCACGCGCGACGCCTTGGCGCGCGGGCTCCCCTGCCTCGTGGAAAAACCGCTCGGCGCGACACTCGCCGAGGCCGAAGCGCTCGCGGCCGAGGCAGGAGAGCGCATCACGGTGGCGCAGCAGCTCCGCACGGCGGGCGGGCTCGAAGAGATTCTCACGGTGCTCGGGGATCAAAAAGGTCCCGATCGTCCTCTCGAAATCGAGGTCGTTCACCGGGCCACGGCCACCTCGCCCGCGAGCTTGCACGCGTGGTCGCGCACGGCGCTCTACGAGCTCTTGATCCACCTCGGCGACGTGGCGCACGCCGTGGCAGGCGAAGATCTCCGCATCCGAAAGGCCACGGCCAAGGGTGGCGGTCGACCCGAGCGCGTGACCTTGCGCGCGCGCGGCGCCGGTCCCTCCCAGCCGGACGTGACGATCGAGCTCTTGCTCGCCGAGGCGGCGGACGCCCTCGAAGTGCGCGCGCGCCTCGCCGATGGAAGGCGTTTGTCCTGGATACGCTCGGAGGGACGTGACCTCGTGGAGGTGAGCGACGCCGGAGGCAAACGGACGCGCACGCCGCCGCGCGGAGGCGACCTCGCGCGGCTGCTCGTCGCGTTCCGGGAGAGCGTCGCCCGGGGCGATCGACCGAAGGTATCGGCGGAGGACGGGGTTCGCGCGATGCGGCTCGCGGCCGAGGCGATCACGGCACTGGAAGCCGCGGGCGCCCCCTTTGATCGGGCTGCCGAGCCGAAGCGAGTCGCATCGGTGCCGCTCCGGGATCGGGTGGGATGA
- a CDS encoding radical SAM protein: MRWMRVARVLTNETCNQGCGFCSARRPVERPDFVRPAAVLARIDEALAKGTREVVLTGGEPTMRRDLAALVRHARARGAERVVLETNASLVTESLARALADAGLSVARVHVPAFGPEADGITRDEGGFSAALAGARALAAAGIPLEITTPIVRNNLDLVAAIPGGVRAANLPVLRLVASMPVDAPDPATLAPLEGAARALERLDQAAREAGIPLSLDPGAAIPPCSFERPARLAHLYALNPGGANRPGHERVPACGACVVADRCPGVPRALLARETTSAFRPLMEDRIRRKLTVISSVREQIDRELVTRDVHRAPDGRLVPSHIVRIQFQCNQACDFCFVSTHLPAPEDEVVRRAILEIAHAGGVLQVSGGEPTLNGRLREYVALAKREGAIAVELQTNAVRLADPGRARELEEAGLDVAFVSLHGSRAEISDVITRAPGTFEKTARGLDALAQTKIRVRLNFVFCEPNQADFPDFVRLVAARWPAAEINVSVVGAFTDLVPRTESLIPRYTDLLPAMREGLMIARATGIPVLGFESMCGIPLCLAPVDPRGFFDLAEIPNGHDGGEFVRAEACGRCELSARCFGLRRSYAELHGTSEARAVVRGAEIG, translated from the coding sequence ATGCGCTGGATGCGCGTCGCGCGGGTGCTCACGAACGAGACCTGCAACCAGGGTTGCGGCTTTTGCTCGGCGCGAAGGCCGGTCGAACGGCCTGATTTCGTGCGCCCCGCGGCCGTGCTCGCTCGCATCGACGAGGCGCTTGCCAAGGGCACGCGCGAGGTCGTGCTGACGGGCGGCGAGCCCACGATGCGGCGGGATCTCGCGGCGCTCGTCCGGCACGCCCGCGCGCGCGGCGCCGAGCGCGTCGTGCTGGAGACGAACGCGTCGCTCGTCACGGAGAGCCTCGCGCGCGCGCTCGCCGACGCAGGTCTTTCGGTCGCGCGCGTGCACGTGCCGGCGTTTGGCCCCGAGGCGGACGGGATCACGCGTGACGAGGGCGGGTTCTCCGCCGCGCTCGCGGGTGCGCGTGCCCTCGCCGCCGCGGGGATCCCGCTGGAGATCACGACGCCGATCGTTCGGAACAACCTCGACCTCGTCGCGGCGATCCCGGGCGGCGTGCGCGCGGCGAACCTCCCGGTCCTGCGCCTCGTCGCGTCCATGCCCGTGGACGCGCCCGATCCCGCGACGCTCGCGCCGCTCGAAGGCGCCGCGCGTGCGCTCGAACGGCTCGATCAGGCCGCGCGGGAGGCCGGCATCCCGCTCTCGCTCGACCCTGGCGCGGCCATCCCTCCGTGCTCGTTCGAGCGGCCCGCGCGCCTCGCGCACCTCTACGCGTTGAACCCCGGCGGCGCGAATCGGCCGGGCCACGAGCGCGTGCCCGCGTGCGGCGCGTGTGTCGTCGCGGATCGTTGTCCCGGCGTGCCGCGCGCGCTCCTCGCGCGGGAGACCACGTCCGCCTTCCGGCCTCTCATGGAGGACCGGATTCGCCGCAAGCTCACGGTGATCTCGTCGGTGCGCGAGCAGATCGATCGCGAGCTCGTGACCCGCGACGTCCACCGCGCGCCCGACGGCCGGCTCGTGCCTTCGCACATCGTACGCATCCAGTTCCAGTGCAACCAGGCCTGCGATTTTTGCTTCGTCTCCACGCACCTGCCGGCGCCCGAGGACGAGGTCGTGCGCCGCGCGATCCTCGAGATCGCGCACGCCGGCGGTGTCCTGCAAGTCTCGGGCGGCGAGCCGACCTTGAACGGCCGTCTCCGCGAGTACGTCGCGCTCGCGAAGCGTGAAGGGGCGATCGCCGTGGAGCTGCAGACGAACGCGGTGCGCCTCGCGGATCCGGGCCGCGCGCGCGAGCTCGAAGAGGCCGGGCTCGACGTGGCGTTCGTGTCGCTGCACGGGTCGCGCGCCGAGATCTCGGACGTGATCACGCGGGCGCCGGGCACGTTCGAGAAGACGGCGCGGGGGCTCGACGCGCTCGCGCAGACGAAGATCCGCGTGCGGCTGAACTTCGTTTTCTGCGAGCCGAACCAGGCGGATTTCCCGGACTTCGTGCGCCTCGTCGCGGCGCGCTGGCCGGCCGCGGAGATCAACGTCTCGGTCGTCGGGGCATTCACGGACCTCGTGCCCCGCACGGAGAGCCTGATCCCGCGGTACACGGATCTGCTGCCGGCGATGCGCGAGGGCCTCATGATCGCGCGCGCGACGGGGATTCCGGTGCTCGGGTTCGAGTCGATGTGCGGGATCCCGCTCTGCCTCGCGCCCGTCGATCCACGCGGGTTCTTCGACCTCGCCGAGATCCCGAACGGGCACGACGGCGGCGAGTTCGTCCGCGCAGAAGCGTGCGGGCGGTGTGAGCTTTCCGCGCGCTGCTTCGGCCTCCGGCGCAGCTACGCCGAGCTTCATGGGACCAGCGAGGCGCGTGCGGTCGTGCGGGGCGCCGAGATCGGCTGA
- a CDS encoding 6-phosphofructo-2-kinase/fructose-2,6-bisphosphatase, whose protein sequence is MPGERDKATTVLSMVGLPARGKTYIGRRVARYLSWLGHPTRVFNVGSYRRRQIGASQPADFFAPSNKEGRQVLHDLAMTALDDMLAWLREGGEVGIFDATNSTKERRRLVEERCRKEGLPVVFIESFCNDPGVIEANVRDTKLKSPDYVDMDPDAAAHDFLRRIAHYESMYETLEDPNQSYIKIIDVGRQVILNRIHGYLPARLAPLLIDLHVSPRPIWLTRHGQSDYNRHGRIGGDPELSPAGEEYAKHLAEFVRKNAPRDQEVSVWTSTLRRTIQTATKITRSPRTWRALDEIDAGVCDGMTYDQVRIEMPDVWAARSADKFRYRYPRGESYEDVIQRLDPVIIQLERQRSPTLVIAHQAVLRAIYAYLMDRPPGECPSISVPLHTVIQLTPTAYGCEEKRFALPPNVEDQGAGG, encoded by the coding sequence GTGCCGGGCGAGCGAGACAAGGCCACGACCGTTCTGTCCATGGTCGGCCTCCCTGCGCGGGGAAAAACGTACATCGGGCGCCGCGTGGCGCGTTACCTGAGCTGGCTCGGTCATCCGACCCGCGTGTTCAACGTGGGGAGCTACCGTCGCCGGCAGATCGGCGCGAGCCAGCCAGCCGACTTCTTCGCGCCGTCGAACAAGGAAGGCCGGCAGGTCCTGCACGATCTCGCCATGACGGCGCTCGACGACATGCTCGCCTGGCTGCGCGAGGGCGGCGAGGTCGGCATCTTCGACGCGACGAACAGCACGAAGGAGCGCAGGCGCCTCGTCGAGGAGCGGTGCCGCAAGGAGGGGCTGCCGGTCGTCTTCATCGAGTCGTTCTGCAACGACCCGGGGGTGATCGAGGCGAACGTCCGCGATACGAAGCTCAAGTCGCCGGACTACGTCGACATGGATCCGGACGCGGCGGCGCACGACTTCCTGCGGCGCATCGCCCACTACGAGAGCATGTACGAGACGCTCGAGGATCCGAACCAGAGCTACATCAAGATCATCGACGTCGGCCGCCAGGTGATCCTGAACCGGATCCACGGCTACCTGCCCGCGCGCCTCGCGCCCCTGCTCATCGACCTGCACGTCTCGCCGCGCCCGATCTGGCTGACGCGGCACGGGCAAAGCGACTACAACCGGCACGGCCGCATCGGCGGCGATCCCGAGCTCTCCCCCGCGGGCGAGGAGTACGCGAAGCACCTGGCGGAGTTCGTTCGGAAGAACGCGCCGCGGGATCAAGAGGTGTCGGTCTGGACGAGCACGCTGCGGCGGACGATCCAGACGGCGACGAAGATCACGCGGTCACCGCGGACCTGGCGTGCGCTCGACGAGATCGACGCGGGCGTCTGCGACGGGATGACGTACGACCAGGTGCGGATCGAGATGCCGGACGTGTGGGCCGCGCGGAGCGCCGACAAGTTCCGGTATCGATATCCGCGCGGAGAGTCGTACGAGGACGTGATCCAGCGGCTCGACCCGGTGATCATCCAGCTCGAGCGCCAGCGCTCGCCGACCTTGGTGATCGCGCACCAGGCGGTGCTCCGGGCGATCTACGCGTACCTGATGGACCGGCCGCCGGGCGAGTGCCCGTCGATCAGCGTGCCGCTGCACACGGTGATCCAGTTGACGCCGACGGCGTACGGCTGCGAGGAGAAACGATTCGCGCTGCCGCCAAACGTGGAGGATCAGGGGGCGGGGGGATAG